tcaacacccattgccATTTGCCTGCTGTATGACTGTTAaccctgtgttctgcacctctctttcaccaaccgtctctggaggaggggctcTCTCACTGAATTAATCCTCCAAAGGTTTCTTTAATTaattctcctctagtgagtttttccttgtctttcttgagggtttaggttggttgaggggcagttctaagGGTATATattaagccctctgtgacattgcttgtaaaaacggctatacaaatacatttattttgatttgatgagattAGAAATGTGCTGCCAAAAGCCAAAAGTTTAGACCGTTTCGTAGTTCACCTTTTATGAAGGGCTTGTTCAATGCCAAAGACACCTTCAAGAACACAAAATACAAGAGTAAAATACAAGAGTAATTCATAAGAATCTACCTTTATTTTATGTTAATGCTTACATAAAAGCTAGTCATAAAAGAAAATCTggaaattgtattttacaaatataCAGTATTAGACAACTTATCATAAATTGTTGGGCATCAACAGCTTTGATATGCTGGAAATATATGTAGCTATGAAGGAAACATAGGAAACACACAGAAATCAAGATCACCTTTGGCACACCATTTGTATGGCAGTATGGAAAAAGgaaatgtaggctatttgtaCCCTTAAACAATTCAGTGTTAAAAGTGTTCACTTGTGTGAATACAAGGCCATATAAAAACAAGTAGCCTATGCCTGGATTAGAACAGAAATCAACACAAAAATCAGAATATATTAAATGAACGCATTCTCACTCATAGCTTTGTATCAGTTCTATTACTTTGTCAGATACGATACTTAAATGTAGGCAAAatatcatttaaaatgttgtgtTTCATGAAATCTTTCAATGTTGTTTCAAATTAATTAAACAAATTGCAGCTATACCAATCTAACCACTGAAACAATAAAATGACACCTTTGTGTCAAATAGACCAGAGAACCAAGTTCCAACTCATCATTTGTTCAAGGACAATCAATGCCTGTCATACAGTAGATCTATGAGCTCAAAGTAACTCATAAAAGCACACATTCTCTGTTTTAAGGGGCAGTCCTTGGCTTGTTGTATACCAGAAAGTCTGTGATGTCATGCCACACGTTGCTGTCATGGTAGAGGTAGTTCATGGAGGACTGCAGGGATggctggagggtgtgtgggtaGTACTCAAACAACCAAAGCACGATGCCCCACACCAGGGTGGCGAAGAGGGGGAAGGGATCACGTTTGGGCTGGGGTATGTAGCCTTTCTCAACAGCCAAGCGGGACAGGGCAAAAAGGATCCTTGACAACAGATACATGTTGATCTGGAGACAAGAAAAGCATCAGAGAAAGACATAGTTCAACTCTGTTAAAGACCAGACAGAGATCATTACAGTACTCATGTTCAAATGTTTCTCTTGAATAACTTCctgtattatttttttctctagGCTAAAGTCCTAGTTTGCTTACCTGGCTATTAATGTTGTTATTTTCACCAAACACCAACCAACCTCCAAGGCAGGCAGCCAAAAAGGACTGTGACTGGAGACTTTTGCCCTGGATCTTCTCCTGTAATGTCTGCAGTCCCTTATAAGTGAATACGAAGTAGGCCAGGTTGCGGGAGTGGGTGTAGGTGGCTTTTGCAATGGCCCTGAGCTTGTCCTTCAAACTGGGTCAAAGAGAAGCTGATTATCTTTGGGGGAAACCCTATTAACCACAGAAGTGTGCTCGGGGTCTTATAGAACAGCGTCTCACCTTCCACTTCTGAATAGAAACGTCATTACAAGAGCATGTGGGGCCCTGATTTTGGCACCGTAACTAGAAATAAAGTCACATTATTAAGTTCAGTGGGCAAGATAATGAGAAACGTCAAACATGAGTTGCAGAAATGAGCAATCTTGCTAGCAGTTAACAGCGTCAGTCAATACGTTCTCCCGACTTTACGCGACTTTCGAATCGATATGTATCTGAATTAGCATTAATCATAGTCAATAATTTGAtaaccaaatgtatttgtaaataGCTTGTTAACTAATTAGCTAGCCACTGTTTACAGTAACTGCTACTTAGCTCCACAACTGTCTTAGCTTCTAGCGAAAATTATTAAAAGTAGAACgtggacacactcacacagcaccatTTCTGAATCCTTTGACAACAGCGAGGGCAGCTTTATATTGGTTTTGTTGTAGCAAATTATTAATGGTGTACAGAAGAGTCTTTAACAGATCTGGACCTGCCATTTTTTCAGAATGTGAATGGGACGGTATTAAATGTTGCACACAACTTGAGAGCTTTGGTACAGCTCACAACTTCGTCGTATATAAAACAAAAATCCTATCGTAAAAGGTTCCTAATCAGCAGCTGGCGTTGCATGTCATATCGCCAAACAAACGTCCTATGTTGTGTGGTTTCAAACATATTTGCACCATTCAAAACTAAATGACAAGTTCCAATAGCTCATTGTTTATTTGAGAATTTTCCAAATCAATTGACAGATTTACATAACATATTCACCCTTTTCACATTAACATGAGAACAAATAAATAGTATTCAACCATTGACTCCCATTTATCAAAAGGTTAGAGCTTCCACAAAGAAAAATACAGTGATTACACTATCAACATGATTTACAATTCAATTATTAGAATTCAAAGTATTAGCATTTGCATATGGCTATACATTTCGTTCCCCTATGATCCAGGAACACTAAAttattaaaaataaaacaataatttAAAGTGGTAAATCAGTCAAGTAAGCTGTCAAGGTGCTATCTCTAGTTACTTGTTAAATACTGAAAAAAGAAATCTACATTTAATTGACGAATTTAGATTATGTTTTGAAA
Above is a genomic segment from Hypomesus transpacificus isolate Combined female chromosome 16, fHypTra1, whole genome shotgun sequence containing:
- the pxmp4 gene encoding peroxisomal membrane protein 4 is translated as MAGPDLLKTLLYTINNLLQQNQYKAALAVVKGFRNGAVYGAKIRAPHALVMTFLFRSGSLKDKLRAIAKATYTHSRNLAYFVFTYKGLQTLQEKIQGKSLQSQSFLAACLGGWLVFGENNNINSQINMYLLSRILFALSRLAVEKGYIPQPKRDPFPLFATLVWGIVLWLFEYYPHTLQPSLQSSMNYLYHDSNVWHDITDFLVYNKPRTAP